The sequence below is a genomic window from Paramisgurnus dabryanus chromosome 4, PD_genome_1.1, whole genome shotgun sequence.
tatttcatacctAGTGGAGTTGGTAACTAATAATAGTAGTAAATGTGTAAAGTAGCATAAAATAGATTTACATAATAAAGCAAGTAAATGTGTGTCTATTTAATGATTGGATTCCACAACTgataacaacaacaaatcaacacaTACATACAAGACAATACAGCGTTTGCAAGtgaacaaaattttaatttaagaaacgCACTATTGCGCTTCTGATTTGGCTGTGAGATTGGCTGAGAATGAATTGAGAATGAATTGGCTGTGAGAtttttcattccaaaatggcggccGTGCTACTGAAGCGCCACCTAGTGACTGTTGCCAAAAACGAATGAGAGTTTCCCCTCTTGTAATTCTATACTCTTTGTCTacatttttaagattttaaaaaatttctCCAAACTACTGTAGTACACACAATGCAAGAATGTCTCTTGGAACCAAAGGATTCAAGGTGTCATGAATATTGGCTTATTTCAAGTGAATAAAAAGTTGAGTGCTACTCAACTGCCATAGTAAGAGGTCAAGCAGGTGAACCGAAAGAGAAATGTAGGTTACAGCTGTAATACCGGTTCTCTGAAGTAGATCAGAGAGAAATCTTGCCAGAGGGCCTACTGTTCTTCTGCTTTGAAGAGCCCATTatgaatttaaaacattaacacATATAGAGTTTCAATGCATGCAAGCAGGTGCATCTATATATGCAGATACACTGATGTTATGATGTATTTGTTTGACATGTATTGCATTGATAGGTCTAACATGGGAAAAAACTGATTTGGATAAATTAACATGGTAATAAAAGCTCTGTGATTGCCCAGAGCGTGCATGAACCTCAAGGGAATGTACTAGAGCTCTACGCTTTGTGAAGAAAGTAATGGCACACAGGCGTGAAATGCAATCTACCGTTTACACATTAACTGTTGCTAAGTCAGTGATTACTGAGGCCAGATGTGGCTTGAAAATATATCTGAGGAATTCACATGCTCTGGAAATATTTCACGCTCTGTGCCTCTCTGACTATATCACTTCTAGATCAGGTGCTTTGAGATTAAAGCCCATCTATTAATAAGAAAAAAGACATGGTCAACTCCCTGAAGCTTTGTAAATTTGTATAATTTCTCTATGATGCGACACAAAACGTGCAAAATAAAACACCTCTGATACATTGCAATACTTAGaaattaaatgcattaatataaaagtcaacatgaaacatggtttgcaacacattttctcTGTAATACGACATATAAATGGATAAAACTAAATTTCTAAAGACAAAAATGTGGCGCTCGACTTGTAAAAGTGCCAATTGTATACAAGAAGGGTGCCAAGTGGTTGAAGATGATTGGTtgaaaatatgaataattaGTGACACAGCCAAAATGTAATATTGtagagcagtgtttcccaaccagggGGCCGGGGCCTCGCAGATTTCAAGGGGGCCTCAAAATGACTTATAATGGTAAAAATTGGACAAAACAAGAATTAAAATAaggtaaaacaagcaaaaatcaatatgtttctttttttggccattttagtaGCGAATGTACATCTGTCTAGTCATTCCAAGCTCTAGTtaattttatttggaaaaaaattgagtgaggggccttcaaatattgttgtgggcaacTAGGGGGACTTGAAGTGAAAAGGGTTGGGAAACCACTTTTGTAGAGCACTGTCTACtgcaggggtgggcattcctggtcctggagggccactgtcctgcaaggCTTCAGTATGACTTGGAAatgacattcaggtgtgtttgattagggttggatctaaactctgcaggactatGGCCCCTTCAGGACCAGAATTGCCCACCCCTGGTCTACTGTATACGCCATAGTGAGACATCGAGCAGaaccaaaaaataaacaaacaaatataaacaaattGCATATTTCGTATTTAACCCTGTAGAACCCAtgggtcaaatttggccaatgttaattgatgctaagagaagggttcttgggttctccagggttaaataaACGTTTCCAAACTAACATTTTGGTCCAGATTTGATTCCATccttaaatattattttaattattttaaagtataaGGGAAACAAGTGTTATCAATTTAGTCCTGGAAGTCAGTTTCCTATACAATATATGACCCTGTGTGTGAAATACAGGCTAATAAAGTCTCCTAAACTATAATCATTATGAGATAAAGAGcacaaagtttaatttcaatcattgatttcactttaatttcaatctgtGACCTGGCCTTACTcggtcagtattaaaaatatcaaggttatattttcacagaatggttTATAGGAGTTTCTAGGATAgaaagatgattttatgtaaaaaacagaatcacaaaaaagactagctgggttttcacatgcAGGGTCACAAATGCTCAGCTATTCTGAACCATGAAGAAAGTAGGTGATGTTTCAGCAGTACAGAGATTAATATGattgtttttgtacaattaaatattaaataaacataaaactaCAATACAATGACACCTTCATACAATAACTTCCCCTAGAGTTGTGCAGAATTTGGAGGTTTAAAGGCCTGAGCAATGTGGTTACACACGTGTAACTTTTTAGTAATATTACTGAAGAAATTTAAAACCATGATCCCCCCAGACAGATTACACagctcaaaaaaaaaagaatctaCCGTAATCCTACTCATTTATGTTTTAACTGAGTGGAAAATTCCTGAActgagtttagttttttttacaccAAGTATCGAGCACTGAGTAGGATTTAGGAGGCAGATATAGAAGCTCAATTTAGAAAGGATTATGAATGTGGCTGGGTCAGAAGAGTCCTTTTTGAAGGATTACTCTAATTTTGTGGGAAGGTAATATATTTGAGGAGTTGTGTAAGTACGCTGTAGTGGGTTGAAATCGTTTTAAGGTGTGCTCATGTACATCTGCAGAGCTGGAGTGAAGATGAGGATGGTCCCAAGCACAGAGACTGTAAGAAAGACCCATAAGAAGATCCGATCCAACACCTGAGCCACAAACTTCCAGTCCTGAACCACCTGAGAAACAAAAAGGAGACAAACACATGAAGAAAGCATAATGACATTGTCAATTATTTGCTTTTTTTAccctaaaacaataaaacatggGTTAAATATGCtttacatttgtgaccctgtctgtgaaattcaggcttaaagggacactccacttttttgaaaatatgctcattttccagcttccatagagttaaacatttgatttttaccatttttgaatccattcagccgatctccgagtctgacgctaccacttttagcatagcttagcataatccattgaatctgattagaccattagcatgcgctcaaaaataaaaagttacattgtgtactaagaccgacggaaaatttaaagttgtgattttctaggcagatatggctaggaaccatactctcattccggcgtaataatcaaggactttgctgccgtaccatgtctgcagcaggcacagtGATATTAAGtatgcagtgcccgaaaatagcccccctgctattgaaagttaccaaggggactactttcgGCATAGAAAAAcgtaacttttaattttccgtctgtctttgTACAAAATGTAACTGCAgaagaatcaagttttaaataggaaaaatattgaaattctttggttatctttgagcacgatgctaatggtctaatcagattcaatggattgtgctaagctatgctaaaagtggtaccgccagacccggagatcagctgaatggattccaaaacagtaaaaatcaaaagttttacTCTGGGGGACCTGGAAAATAaacctattttcaaaaaaagtgaagtgtccattTAAGTCTCTAAATTATTTAtaaagagcatcaaagtttgatttaaatAATTGATCTCACATTAATGTTGGACATTACCCTTACGCAGTGGATATCTAAttcatgtattttgtttataaaaaaactgcaaatcacaaaaatgacttcagTTTTCACACGCTGGGtcacatttaaatttgatttacAATTTTGTGAAACAAAAATGCCTCATCACCTCTCTGATAAAGTGTTCCTTTCTGATGTGTCTGGAAATGTAGTGGACTGAACGAGTGGCTTTCTCCAACAAAGCAATCCAGGCTTGGTTCTCATCTTCTTTTaaccctcctcttcctcctccagcAGGCTTCTGTTGCCCCTTTTTCATCCCTCGTTTCAGCTCTGGGCTTCGCAGCTCTATGTCTGGATATCGATAGTGATCCGCGTGTCCCCTCATGCAAAGCAGTATGGGTAACCTCTCGAGGAAAAGGCTCTTTACCCACGGTGCCATGGGGTGGTAGGTGGCAGAGGATCGGTGATGGACATTGATGACGAAGACAGTGACGATGATGGAGAAAGTGACGAAGATCATGATAAAAAGAAGATACTCTCCTATCAAAGGGATGACTTTAGAAGAAGATGGGATGATCTCTTCAATAACAAGGAGAAACACGGTAAGAGACACAAGTACGGAGGTGGAAAGGGAAAGTTTTTCTCCTTCATCAGAGGGGAGGTAAAAGACCAACACAGTAAGGAACGACAATCCAAGACATGGGATAATAAGAAAAAGCGTGTAGAAAAGAGGAAGACGTTTCAATATGAATGAATATGTAACGTATGGATAGGAATAAATGCCGTCTCGCCGACTGCCCCTCTGTCCGGTGGCGTTGAGTATTTCCCATTCGCCGTTGTCAAAGAACTCTTTACGGTCTACATAGGGGTCTAACAGTGTCAGGTCCACCATAGTGCCATCATATGTCCAAGAGCCAAACTTCATGGAACAGTTTTGTCTGTCGAACGGAAAAAAGGTGACATCCATGGTACAGGAGGATTTATAGCTGGCCGGAGGAGTCCAAATGATGGTACCATTAAATCTTACAATGGCTTTGGTCATAAGAGAGCCTTCAAAGCGGCCATCGGCACTGATGATAGAGagagacacacagagagagagattattTCAGCAACTACAATGTTCTGCATGGTTGTGAGGAGAGTGTTATGTAGATGCTagggttttttttatttatgtgtgtgGTTACTAAGATATTCTGGTTGGGTTTTTTATGATGTCTttctatgaaaattctatcatCTGGTCTTTTCtttaaaggtccagtgtgtaatttttagcagcatctagcagTGGATTGTGAATCGCCACCAATGTCCCAGTCTcagaaatgcatagagaagctacggttgcCGCAACAGGTAAACTTAGTAAAAAGTTGGttcgttaagggcttctgtagaaatatggcagcacaaaatggcgacttccatgtaagggaaTGTACTTGGtcttggtgtatgtagataaaaacatctcattctaaggtaataaaaacataacggtttattatgaaaggtctttatacacccctgataatatagttttgtatattatattgcatttctgtcaagagatcctctacaagttacacactgcacctttaaggcaGCATAGACGTATATTTATCTGAAAATATCCCAGAATACTGTGCACTTACTTCTCATACAGGACAATGTCTGGTAGCCAGATAGTTTCTGAGGGAACCCTGATAGATGTGATGCCACCATAATCTTCTGGGTTCCACCGAAGCTTATAGTCTGTCCACTCCTacaggaataaaacaaacaatctGGAAGTTGAAACAGGTATTTCTGTTCACGCTTAAACTTCAAAGCAtcaagtgtttttttatttacctGCCACAACCAGACATTAGTAGTCATCAGCTGATTCTTTTCATCCTGAAAATCCAGAACCGTAAATTGATTAATAATCATAGTTGGTTAAAATGATGCTTACATTACTTACTTTCAAATTAATTGTGTGTGATATTTCACCATATATTACAAAAACAAGTATTTTTATATAACTCTTAAAGTCTTTCACCATTAATCTACCTTCTTCATCCAGAATTCTCGTAATTGGTCTATTAATCTATGCAGCTTAAAAGATAGTATCTTATTccctttgttttaaataaattggaGTTCAGATCTTGAATAGGAACTGATATACTGGGACACATCTGTTAAAGCAGAATGTGTGAAAATCGGTTGTTCCCACAGTACCAGCCAGAAAATTCATACTGGCATATTATGCCAAAAAAGCTGCGCATTAACATGTAGTGCAACACTAGGTATGACCATAAGGTGGCTCTACAAGACAACAACATTCAGGACATGTTCTACCTTGCTCTCATTGTTAATTATTACACAGACAgcaattgttttattaatttccTTCTACAGTAACTGTGTGTAAACTGTCTAACGCAAATAAAACTATGAGAGCTTTAGACATCTTAATTTTTCCACTAACTTTTAAACCATACACAGAACATTTTTGGGCTACTGCTGCCTTCTTTGGAGTTCTCAACCTTTTATTAATAGCTTAAAAGCTTATAGACCCCTTTCATTAGGTCTTTATTGAAaagtttacataaaattacaaatCACCTGTTCACCTGTCATTCCAAACCCATACTAACACTAATAGTGTTAAAATACAGTGTATTAATTATTACatggctcgttggaatgcttgattgtgattggccagtcgcaacaTTAGCAGTTAACAACCGCTCCCAGATAACAAACGCTAAAAACTAGTAACACACGGTAAcctggatgctgcaaatcattttgacaggtacagtttaatattataaaaaaaatgaaatataaatatgtcttctGTCAAGGGCTGCACAAGATGTTAAAATTtttataacatatatgacattatattaacaaatgattaaaccaaatagtgtgtttgtgacatctGAATGTCTTGTCTCatcttaaaaatgaaaataaacggGTTTTCCATGCAGAAGGTCTGCATTCATTAAAAGGagcaaataaaatgtttcaaatcaatattccactttcataaaaaaattctgataatttactcaacctcatatCATCTcagatgtttgtctttctttgttcagtcgagaagaaataacatttttttgaggaaaactttccagaatttttctccatatagtggactttattaataataataataataattccttacatttatatagcgcttttctcagtactcaaagcgctttacatatgaacgggggaatctcctcaaccaccaccaatgtgcatcatccacctggatgatgcgacggcagccatattgcgccagaacgcccaccacacaccagcttattagtggagaggagacagagtgatatagctaattagtatgagggatgattagtaggccaacgggcaagtttggccaggatgccagggcacacccctactctttttcgaaggacatcctgggatttttaatgaccacggCGAGTCAGGACCTcagtttaacgtctcatccgaaggacggtgctttttgacagtatagtgtccccgtcactatactggggtgttaggacccacacagaccacagggtgagcaccccctgctggtctcactaacaccactaccagcagcaacccatccaagtactgaccaggctcagccctgcttagcttcagtgggcaagctgtcttgggctacagggtgatatggctgctggatGGCTGCTATGATGTTATTGGACATCAACAgttcacagtttcaatgcagcagGTTCTATGCGGCTTCAAatggctctaaacaatcccaaacaaggcataagtgttatacaaaataaataaaaaagtactttttaaccacaacttctcatcttgcactagcctggtaatgcgccagcgtgaccttacgtattatgTAATCACGTTGAAAGATCATgcatgacgtatgcaaaactactgCTCCTGTGTTTACAAGTGAGGAGaaagttgttgtatgtggaataatatgaattaatgtctttgaggctgtttacacttggcattaacatgcgttttcatcgatcggatcacaagtggacgacgttaatgccaggtgtaagcggtgttcaaaacgttttgaacgcgtccactttcgaccactttcaaccacattcagaggtactGTAGGCGAAACccctttcgatcggattgcttttgcttgtgtaaacgcacatgtggttgaatgtgttcgaacagccacaggcgaccgccttctctcggcccatttatctaatctgaggtactgaacacaagttttacatattttctgacttctggcttGAAGATACGGTGAagagcgctatttttagcctttcattgatactaataaagcggctgatctccgtagtttcgttttgaaagcgtgtgaaagttgcacaatcttatttcatcaattgcgctgaaaattcagagaaagctctaacatatacatgtaaAAAACACTGTGCAGTATGTTTACTTGCTAGACATACACGTGGACtgcgacataatattagtttgcgtccatatgaactcataattactcccgctcgcgttggaatgacagcagagagactcgcccaccgtctcatgGACCGTCCCCttacagtattcaggacagaagcggtcgaaagtggacaaaagagacggatttaaataccaggtgtaaacgtgatgtgtctctctcctccacttgtgatccgatcgatgaaaacacatctttataccaagtgtaaacagcccaaTGTTtccttttattgtttaaaatggtccacaagtgCGCGTTTCACATATATAAtgtgtgacctttcgacgtgattaGGTAATAGGTAAGGTCGTGCTGGCGcttcacacggctagtgcaagacgagaagttgtggttacaACTACAagtactcttttttttttgccaaaattacgattgttttgctagatGATGAGACCCTTCAGCCGCCTTTACACTGCATACGACAAATAACGGCCAATAATCCAGAAGTCATTTATTTCCTATGGAGAGACGCAAAGGGGCTGCGTGAGGTGCTGACCATCTGTGGATGCATACTTTTCTGATCCGTTTTGAGCGCTGGATCCGTAAAATACATTGAATTTGTGCAACAACACTGCACGCCCAAACTGTCtgggcttatttctgcgataacaacctgctgcctatacatAATTCCTTACATAATATAGGGAATAATGTGGGAGGAAATACTGAACCTTGGGTACTGTGTATTTAAGCAGCACATTTGAATGTAGATTAATGTGTTGTAAAACTAAACTGttagaaaatgtatttaaaaggtccataaggtacagatatgtacagtatacatttggtatcaatatgtacctctgaggtctAACACAAACCCTAAACCTTTGACTGGTAGTGTACATTATCTCTGGTTTGGTGCAATAACTTTGAATAACAATGCAAGTGGACCTCTGGAAAATGAATGGCAAAGAATGAACCTTTAAAAATGGtgacaaaatgtaaatataatgtgtCACCCCACTGtagtaaatatttttcatattaaacatttatcaaaacaaCTATACTGTAATGTGATAGATGTATAGAGCTATTAGTTGCATATCAATTTTGTATGTTATTAATACACTCAGATATTACTTTTATGGTGTTTTACAATAACGTTTTCTAACCATATAAAGTAACAGCAAGTGGCATGCAAATATGTCCATGCAGTCAGGAAATATTCCTCCTTTACAGTCTACATGCTTCCTGCATTATTGCATTATTCATGGATTGTTGCGGCTCTGACTCAGACGCCATGATTTGATTTGACTTGATTTGACATGTGCTTCTGTAGCTTCCGTAACTTCCATTTTAGTTTGTACAAAGCCATAACAAGATTACTTTCAGAGtgcaaaacataaataaacaatatgTATAGAatttaacattctttaaaaataaaaaaatgaagcatttaacacattttatgaGCCTCTGCAGTGCTTTAAATATGTTGTACACACttatgcatgcacacacatgcatgagTGTGTTTCTATTCAAATCTGCATATTTTTCACACTCCATTTGCTAATCATAATGCATTATGCTTAGCTATATTAGTAAACGGTACTGTTATTGTgtcaattaactctttccccgccagcattttttttaagttgccagcggtagcatttttatgattttaacaACCTCTTAATTCCTTCCAGAAACATTTCTTCtttaaaggggcaataagtaggattttcccccatctagtggtggaattgtattttgcattcaaacgaacagtgctttCTAGCACCTCCCCTTTCCAAAtgtgtgttgcaactacggtagccgttatgtaatcactgatctccttgtccgttgcagctggttcacgtgttctgaatgaaaacgcgttgtggaaacgcattggtaggcaagtgctttttgtccctctctgctattatagtttatcaatacggcggaacgacatggaatccttcttggacttacccgttcaatgtaagtaaagaggagaaattctaagcttacaaagaaaagtcagatcactggcagaggtcatttgacaccaacgacgacatatttatgaataaagagattgagtttgattaataaaacacttaaaatcctacttattg
It includes:
- the chrnb3a gene encoding neuronal acetylcholine receptor subunit beta-3a — protein: MKLHIFGLLLVIAVANATIEAPEEFVSLAEMEDTLLRNLFRGYQKWVRPILHANDTITVRFGLKISQLVDVDEKNQLMTTNVWLWQEWTDYKLRWNPEDYGGITSIRVPSETIWLPDIVLYENADGRFEGSLMTKAIVRFNGTIIWTPPASYKSSCTMDVTFFPFDRQNCSMKFGSWTYDGTMVDLTLLDPYVDRKEFFDNGEWEILNATGQRGSRRDGIYSYPYVTYSFILKRLPLFYTLFLIIPCLGLSFLTVLVFYLPSDEGEKLSLSTSVLVSLTVFLLVIEEIIPSSSKVIPLIGEYLLFIMIFVTFSIIVTVFVINVHHRSSATYHPMAPWVKSLFLERLPILLCMRGHADHYRYPDIELRSPELKRGMKKGQQKPAGGGRGGLKEDENQAWIALLEKATRSVHYISRHIRKEHFIREVVQDWKFVAQVLDRIFLWVFLTVSVLGTILIFTPALQMYMSTP